Proteins from a single region of Stigmatella erecta:
- a CDS encoding trypsin-like peptidase domain-containing protein, producing MLTLLVIATLAQVPVPIPPREPEPAVLPGQSPASSPGEEEAQEPIPPLPVASLPPATHELFERIKRRVAQVRIIERRSGTKSSIGSAFFVSAEGHAITNYHVVSDMVFHPEDYTAELVRDGQQALPVKLIGVDVVHDLAVVRLEQPMADFFVLEERPPPQGARLFAMGNPRDLGTTIVEGTYNGLVQDALYDRVHFSGAINPGMSGGPTLTGEGRVVGVNVATLGNQVGFLVPVEHARALLARARQAQDAEGSSQDALFNSVRTQLFEHQQRVTDHLMATPLPPQALGSYEVPGRWLPFLKCWGDTPHDAERPYSVTNYQCSSEEDLFLTSAHRTGVVSYVHQYVSSSKLGTLRFATLYAEIFASDPILVEATRDDVTNFRCRSEFVESGGLTLRAALCLRAYKRFPGIYDLVLRAAALPSGTQGVDTSLTLAGFSPENAQRLARRYLEAMTWKR from the coding sequence ATGCTCACCCTTCTTGTCATCGCCACGCTTGCCCAGGTGCCGGTGCCCATCCCCCCGCGCGAGCCTGAGCCAGCGGTCCTTCCCGGGCAGTCCCCGGCCTCTTCACCCGGCGAGGAGGAGGCGCAGGAGCCCATTCCTCCGCTGCCGGTGGCCTCGCTGCCCCCCGCCACCCATGAGCTGTTCGAGCGCATCAAACGCCGGGTGGCCCAGGTGCGCATCATCGAGCGCCGCTCGGGCACGAAGTCCTCCATCGGCTCCGCCTTCTTCGTGAGCGCCGAGGGGCACGCCATCACCAACTACCATGTCGTCTCGGACATGGTGTTCCACCCGGAGGACTACACCGCCGAGCTGGTGCGGGATGGACAGCAGGCCCTGCCGGTGAAGCTGATCGGCGTGGATGTCGTGCATGACCTGGCCGTCGTCCGGCTCGAGCAGCCGATGGCGGACTTCTTCGTCCTGGAGGAGCGGCCCCCGCCGCAGGGCGCGCGCCTGTTCGCCATGGGCAACCCGCGCGACCTGGGCACCACCATCGTCGAGGGGACCTACAACGGGCTCGTCCAGGACGCCCTCTATGACCGGGTTCACTTCAGCGGCGCCATCAACCCGGGCATGAGCGGCGGGCCGACCCTCACGGGCGAGGGGCGGGTGGTGGGTGTGAACGTGGCCACCCTGGGCAACCAGGTGGGCTTCCTCGTCCCCGTGGAGCATGCCCGGGCGCTGCTGGCGCGCGCCCGGCAGGCCCAGGACGCGGAGGGCTCCTCGCAGGATGCGCTGTTCAACTCGGTGCGCACCCAGCTCTTCGAGCACCAGCAGCGCGTCACCGACCACCTGATGGCGACGCCCCTGCCACCCCAGGCCCTGGGCAGCTACGAGGTTCCGGGCCGGTGGCTGCCGTTTCTCAAGTGCTGGGGGGACACGCCCCATGACGCCGAGCGGCCCTACTCGGTGACGAACTACCAGTGCTCCTCCGAGGAGGACTTGTTCCTCACCTCCGCGCACCGCACCGGCGTGGTCTCCTACGTGCACCAGTACGTCTCGTCCTCGAAGCTGGGCACCCTGCGCTTCGCGACGCTCTACGCGGAGATCTTCGCCTCGGATCCCATCCTGGTGGAGGCCACGCGTGACGATGTGACGAACTTCCGGTGCCGCTCGGAGTTCGTGGAGTCCGGAGGCCTGACCCTGCGGGCCGCGCTGTGCCTGCGCGCCTACAAGAGGTTTCCGGGCATCTATGACCTGGTGCTCCGGGCCGCGGCGTTGCCCTCGGGCACGCAAGGGGTGGACACCAGCCTGACCCTGGCCGGCTTCTCCCCGGAGAACGCTCAGCGGCTCGCCCGCCGTTACCTGGAGGCCATGACGTGGAAGCGGTGA
- a CDS encoding serpin family protein, translating into MASSQKWLAPLFTAALALTHCSDSGTPAEPVMEAPGDFVFSDKERVMSPEVPAGDLAALVSGNTDFGASVYRKIAKPGQNLFFSPFSISQVLSMVYAGARGETEAGMTQALRFSLPQARLHPATNALNLKLDAQAEATVGGESTPTQFRRVNATWSQKGMTFEPTFLDVLALHYGNGVHVVDFSTQPSAIRDDINGWVAEQTQERIQNLLPEDAVTRNTRLLLVNALYFKGAWQAPFSPNATQGAPFHLLDGGTQEVQMMRSRMNVDYLRGEGFEAVGLPFVKGTYRMLFIVPQEGRFAEVESRLSADFLANVRGSLVRKDVSFGLPRFKVEQSFSLAETLKELGMARAFTEEADFSGLTQQEKLAIARVEHKAFVSVDEKGAEAAAATAVIVAPPSIPEPLTVDRPFLFLIEDAETHTVLFLGRFVKP; encoded by the coding sequence ATGGCCTCATCCCAGAAATGGCTCGCTCCGCTGTTCACCGCCGCCCTGGCGCTCACGCATTGCTCTGACTCCGGCACGCCGGCAGAGCCCGTCATGGAGGCGCCGGGGGATTTCGTCTTCTCGGACAAGGAGCGGGTGATGTCCCCCGAGGTGCCGGCCGGGGACCTCGCGGCGCTCGTCTCCGGGAACACCGACTTCGGGGCCTCCGTGTACCGGAAGATCGCGAAGCCGGGACAGAACCTCTTCTTCTCTCCGTTCAGCATCTCCCAGGTGCTGTCGATGGTGTACGCGGGTGCCCGCGGCGAGACCGAGGCCGGGATGACTCAGGCGCTTCGCTTCTCGCTGCCCCAGGCCCGGCTGCATCCCGCCACCAATGCGCTCAACCTGAAGCTCGACGCGCAGGCGGAAGCGACGGTGGGCGGGGAGAGCACGCCGACCCAGTTCCGCCGGGTGAACGCCACCTGGAGCCAGAAGGGGATGACGTTCGAGCCCACGTTCCTCGATGTGCTCGCCCTCCACTATGGCAATGGCGTGCACGTGGTGGACTTCTCCACCCAGCCCTCCGCCATCCGCGACGACATCAACGGATGGGTCGCGGAGCAGACGCAGGAGCGCATCCAGAATCTCCTTCCGGAAGACGCGGTGACCCGGAACACGCGGCTGCTGCTCGTCAACGCGCTCTACTTCAAGGGCGCCTGGCAGGCGCCGTTCAGCCCGAATGCGACTCAGGGCGCCCCGTTCCACCTGCTGGACGGAGGCACGCAAGAAGTCCAGATGATGCGCTCCCGCATGAACGTCGATTACCTGCGCGGAGAGGGCTTCGAGGCGGTGGGCCTGCCGTTCGTGAAGGGCACCTACCGCATGCTGTTCATCGTCCCCCAAGAGGGGCGGTTCGCGGAGGTGGAGTCCCGGCTCTCGGCGGACTTCCTGGCGAATGTCCGGGGGAGCCTGGTGCGCAAGGACGTGAGCTTCGGCCTGCCACGCTTCAAGGTCGAGCAGTCGTTCTCCCTGGCCGAGACGCTGAAGGAGCTGGGAATGGCCCGGGCGTTCACGGAAGAGGCCGACTTCTCGGGCCTGACGCAGCAGGAGAAGCTGGCCATCGCGCGCGTCGAGCACAAGGCCTTCGTGTCCGTGGACGAGAAGGGCGCCGAGGCCGCAGCGGCCACGGCCGTCATCGTGGCGCCTCCCTCCATCCCCGAGCCGCTCACCGTGGACCGGCCTTTCCTCTTTCTCATCGAGGATGCGGAAACGCACACCGTGCTCTTCCTGGGCCGCTTCGTGAAGCCCTAG
- a CDS encoding FHA domain-containing protein, with product MEAVSPLAALNEEVLFLEVLEGDAVQARHRLERFPATVGRGYTNDVILDDPKVSTHHLRIERAEDGGFLVRDVGSRNGTFRMEPWAPLAELSLTPGARVAVGDTVLRFRGLSHAVEVTAVSEAPVAPRQRFFEQPPLFLVALAAALVASALSEYLTSYDKTDWGELVYAVLLPAAISLFWAGAWSIASRIARRQFYFRAHGAIGSLSLLGIVCIPGLLTVLGFSFSLGPSIQWLGLLGYLVLMAWGLFWHMRYVTRWDSRRLGAVVGVVVLGFGTLVQAQELLGNEGFSTQLDFSRTLLPSSLRLVPAKTVEEFFQGTAGLQEQVDTLAKEE from the coding sequence GTGGAAGCGGTGAGTCCCCTGGCGGCGCTGAACGAAGAGGTGCTCTTCCTGGAAGTCCTGGAGGGGGATGCCGTCCAGGCACGCCACCGCCTGGAGCGCTTTCCCGCCACGGTGGGGCGGGGCTACACCAACGACGTCATCCTCGACGATCCCAAGGTCTCCACCCACCACCTGCGCATCGAGCGCGCCGAGGACGGCGGCTTCCTGGTGCGGGATGTCGGCAGCCGCAATGGCACCTTCCGGATGGAGCCGTGGGCGCCGCTGGCCGAGCTGAGCCTCACCCCCGGGGCGCGCGTGGCGGTGGGGGACACGGTGCTGCGGTTCCGGGGCCTGAGCCACGCGGTGGAAGTCACCGCCGTGTCCGAGGCCCCCGTGGCGCCGCGCCAGCGCTTCTTCGAGCAGCCACCGCTCTTCCTGGTGGCGCTCGCGGCGGCGCTGGTGGCCTCCGCCCTGTCCGAGTACCTGACGAGCTACGACAAGACGGATTGGGGCGAGCTGGTGTACGCCGTGTTGCTGCCCGCGGCGATCTCCCTCTTCTGGGCGGGGGCCTGGTCCATCGCCAGCCGGATCGCCCGCCGCCAGTTCTACTTCCGGGCGCATGGCGCCATCGGGAGCCTGTCGCTGCTGGGAATCGTTTGTATCCCCGGCTTGCTCACAGTCCTGGGCTTCAGCTTCTCCCTGGGCCCAAGCATCCAGTGGCTGGGCTTGCTTGGCTACTTGGTGTTGATGGCGTGGGGGCTGTTCTGGCACATGCGATATGTGACGCGCTGGGATTCACGGCGGTTGGGCGCTGTGGTGGGCGTGGTGGTGCTGGGGTTTGGCACGCTCGTCCAGGCGCAGGAGCTGCTGGGCAACGAGGGGTTCAGCACGCAGCTGGATTTCTCGCGGACCCTGCTGCCGTCATCACTGCGGCTGGTGCCCGCCAAGACCGTGGAAGAGTTCTTCCAGGGGACGGCCGGACTCCAGGAGCAGGTGGATACCCTGGCGAAGGAAGAGTGA
- a CDS encoding ELWxxDGT repeat protein — protein sequence MSNAGPRWGWLYVALALGAGCGPMEPSAEAGAPAPQTQDLVTSAPGWWIFQVQDINRTHLVEGPGLELGPTWSTAVGKTVFFVSTDARTGTELWKSDGTLAGTVRVKDIFPGPGGSNPHNLLAVGDTLFFTARGATTTGTELWKSDGTEAGTVMVRDIAAGAADSEPRFLQPFAGGILFQAEDGKTGYELWKSNGTAEGTQLIRELIPGERGLPLLQPRTLGRVLYFGVPGANGATELWKTDGTASGTVRVKELHLSPDATFIPAEGETFYFQASDGGHGEELWKSDGTEAGTVMVKDLRPGLEGAGIREMLWVNGQLFLQADDGTSGAELWKSDGTEAGTVRVKDVFPGAAGSLPMGFRALNGQLVFKADDAAGRTELWKSDGTEAGTVKVRADLPGPLDRSTDHRVINGTLFFRAADQQLWKSDGTTAGTVRVKALPLGPAAADYTELNGTVLFTVSAGQEAPQLQLWKSDGTEAGTALVKDFTSPPETPSHPRYLTEVNGTVFFQADDGVSGAELWKSNARVRGTSRVKDLAPGEASGNPEALIAFQGQLFFSATDGKQAGLWRSDGTDAGTVQVKDVQVFVDPRGRNSLVVRGGELFFFGHRAGAPLSLWKSDGTEAGTVPVKAFGAEPDSLQPAGLTAVGTRVFFTVWESASAGRELWKSDGTEAGTVRVKDIAPGAESSDPTALVAVGDTLFFAAQDARGQELWKSDGTEAGTVRVKDIAPGEASAYPSQLVSMGGRLFFAANDGNGLALWRSDGTEANTVEVRDLSSGTGEPVLNELTVAGSTLFFAGSNGSSGIELWKSNGTSAGTLRVKDISPGPGDSLPQGLRAVGTRLYFAASDGESSLEPWTSDGTEGGTLRVADLAPGNDSSEPQGFTGAGNFVFFTAQVDASGAELWAIGNNGFRDTVAPKLTCPTETTREIREGTSTPVNYSEAQAEDEFSEVTLTYTKAPGSSFDVGSTPVKVTAADAAGNIASCTFFVTVKVTASEPEPEPEQPEKEKSGCTASPGSFLGWMALALLPLLRRRPSNP from the coding sequence ATGAGCAACGCAGGCCCCCGATGGGGATGGCTGTATGTCGCGCTGGCGCTGGGGGCAGGCTGTGGTCCGATGGAGCCTTCGGCCGAAGCGGGGGCCCCGGCGCCCCAGACGCAGGACCTGGTAACGAGCGCACCGGGCTGGTGGATCTTCCAGGTGCAGGACATCAACCGCACGCACCTGGTGGAGGGGCCGGGCTTGGAGCTGGGCCCCACCTGGAGCACCGCGGTGGGCAAGACCGTCTTCTTCGTCTCCACGGATGCCCGCACGGGCACGGAGCTGTGGAAGAGCGACGGCACACTCGCGGGCACCGTGCGGGTGAAGGACATCTTCCCGGGGCCCGGCGGCTCCAACCCCCACAACCTGCTCGCGGTGGGAGACACGCTCTTCTTCACGGCCCGGGGGGCGACCACCACGGGCACGGAGCTGTGGAAGAGCGATGGCACGGAAGCCGGCACGGTGATGGTGCGGGACATCGCGGCCGGGGCGGCTGACTCCGAGCCGCGCTTCCTCCAGCCCTTCGCCGGCGGCATCCTCTTCCAGGCCGAGGACGGCAAGACGGGCTACGAGCTGTGGAAGTCCAATGGAACGGCGGAAGGCACCCAGCTCATCCGCGAGCTGATTCCGGGCGAGCGGGGGCTGCCCCTCCTTCAGCCCCGGACCCTTGGCCGGGTGCTCTACTTCGGAGTCCCGGGCGCCAACGGCGCCACGGAGCTGTGGAAGACCGACGGTACCGCCTCCGGGACGGTGCGCGTGAAGGAGCTCCACCTCAGCCCGGACGCCACGTTCATCCCCGCCGAGGGCGAGACGTTCTACTTCCAGGCCTCGGACGGTGGGCACGGCGAGGAGCTGTGGAAGAGCGATGGCACGGAAGCCGGGACCGTGATGGTCAAGGACCTGCGCCCTGGCCTCGAGGGGGCGGGCATCCGCGAGATGCTCTGGGTGAACGGGCAGCTCTTCCTTCAGGCCGATGATGGAACCTCCGGCGCCGAGCTGTGGAAGAGCGATGGGACCGAGGCCGGCACGGTGCGCGTGAAGGACGTCTTCCCGGGGGCGGCGGGATCGCTGCCCATGGGGTTCCGGGCGCTGAACGGCCAGCTCGTCTTCAAGGCGGACGACGCGGCCGGGCGCACGGAGCTGTGGAAGAGCGATGGCACGGAGGCGGGCACGGTGAAGGTGCGGGCCGATCTGCCAGGGCCGTTGGACCGGAGCACGGACCACCGGGTCATCAACGGCACGCTGTTCTTCCGCGCGGCGGATCAGCAACTGTGGAAGAGCGATGGGACCACGGCCGGCACGGTGCGGGTGAAGGCGCTTCCCCTGGGGCCTGCCGCCGCGGACTACACGGAGCTCAACGGCACGGTGCTCTTCACCGTGAGCGCGGGCCAGGAAGCGCCCCAGCTCCAGCTGTGGAAGAGCGATGGGACCGAAGCGGGTACGGCCCTGGTGAAGGACTTCACCTCGCCGCCGGAGACCCCCTCCCATCCCCGTTACCTGACGGAGGTGAATGGCACGGTCTTCTTCCAGGCGGATGATGGCGTCAGTGGCGCCGAGCTCTGGAAGAGCAACGCGCGCGTGCGCGGCACGTCCCGGGTCAAGGATCTGGCCCCGGGCGAGGCGAGCGGAAACCCGGAGGCGCTGATCGCCTTCCAGGGACAGCTCTTCTTCAGCGCGACCGATGGCAAGCAGGCGGGCCTGTGGCGGAGCGACGGCACGGACGCCGGCACCGTGCAGGTGAAGGACGTGCAGGTGTTCGTGGATCCCCGGGGCCGCAACTCCCTGGTGGTGCGCGGCGGCGAGCTGTTCTTCTTCGGCCACCGGGCCGGAGCGCCGCTGAGCCTCTGGAAGAGCGATGGCACCGAAGCGGGCACCGTGCCGGTGAAAGCGTTCGGCGCGGAGCCTGACAGCCTCCAGCCCGCGGGGCTGACGGCGGTGGGCACTCGCGTGTTCTTCACCGTCTGGGAGTCCGCCAGCGCCGGCCGCGAGCTGTGGAAGAGCGACGGGACGGAAGCCGGCACCGTGCGCGTCAAGGACATCGCCCCGGGCGCAGAGAGCTCGGATCCCACCGCCCTGGTGGCGGTGGGCGACACGCTCTTCTTCGCCGCCCAGGATGCGCGCGGCCAGGAGCTGTGGAAGAGCGACGGGACGGAAGCCGGCACCGTGCGCGTCAAGGACATCGCCCCGGGCGAAGCCAGCGCTTACCCCTCGCAGCTCGTGAGCATGGGGGGCAGGCTCTTCTTCGCGGCGAACGACGGCAACGGCCTGGCGCTCTGGCGGAGCGATGGCACCGAGGCGAACACGGTGGAGGTGAGGGACCTCTCCAGCGGCACGGGAGAGCCGGTGCTCAACGAGCTGACCGTGGCGGGCTCCACGCTCTTCTTCGCGGGCTCGAATGGCTCCAGTGGCATCGAGCTGTGGAAGAGCAATGGAACGAGCGCGGGGACGCTTCGCGTGAAGGACATCTCGCCGGGCCCTGGAGACTCGCTGCCCCAGGGGCTGCGCGCGGTGGGCACCCGGCTCTACTTCGCGGCCTCGGATGGAGAGAGCTCGCTCGAGCCCTGGACCAGCGATGGGACCGAAGGCGGGACCCTGCGGGTGGCGGACCTGGCCCCGGGCAATGACAGCTCCGAGCCCCAGGGCTTCACCGGCGCGGGGAACTTCGTGTTCTTCACCGCCCAGGTGGACGCCTCGGGGGCGGAGCTGTGGGCCATCGGGAACAATGGCTTCCGGGATACGGTGGCGCCCAAGCTGACGTGCCCCACGGAGACCACGCGGGAGATCCGCGAAGGCACCTCCACGCCGGTGAACTACAGCGAGGCCCAGGCCGAGGATGAGTTCTCGGAGGTGACGCTCACCTACACCAAGGCCCCGGGGTCTTCCTTCGACGTGGGCTCGACGCCGGTGAAGGTGACCGCGGCGGATGCCGCGGGCAACATCGCCTCCTGCACGTTCTTCGTCACGGTAAAGGTGACGGCCTCCGAGCCCGAGCCTGAGCCCGAGCAGCCGGAGAAGGAGAAGTCGGGCTGCACGGCCTCGCCGGGAAGCTTCCTGGGGTGGATGGCGCTGGCCCTGCTGCCGCTGCTGCGGCGGCGCCCATCGAATCCGTGA
- a CDS encoding class I SAM-dependent methyltransferase yields the protein MSQAGTVLYLVLLALLLGAMLSIVLFTLRTGISPMPTSGRVRRELLALLPEGLEGTVLELGSGWGTLAFALADACPNAQVVGFELSPLPYAFGRLRQWLAPRRNLRLVRRDFFQASFAEASLVVCYLFPEAMRRLAPKLAQELPRGAFILSHTFALRGWTPRRTAVTADLYRTPVYLYAAPGTSPQGASPGLPQHVEEQVPE from the coding sequence GTGAGCCAGGCGGGCACCGTCCTCTACCTGGTCCTGCTGGCCCTCCTGCTGGGGGCCATGCTGTCCATCGTCCTCTTCACGCTGCGGACGGGCATCTCCCCCATGCCCACCTCGGGCAGGGTGCGCCGGGAGCTGCTGGCGCTCCTCCCCGAGGGCCTGGAGGGGACGGTGCTGGAGCTGGGCTCAGGGTGGGGGACGCTGGCCTTCGCGCTGGCGGATGCGTGCCCCAATGCCCAGGTGGTGGGCTTCGAGCTGTCGCCACTGCCCTATGCCTTCGGCCGGTTGCGCCAGTGGCTGGCGCCCCGCCGCAACCTCCGGCTCGTGCGCCGGGACTTCTTTCAGGCGTCCTTCGCGGAGGCCTCGCTCGTGGTCTGCTACCTCTTTCCCGAGGCCATGCGGCGCCTGGCGCCCAAGCTGGCCCAGGAGCTGCCCCGGGGCGCCTTCATCCTCAGCCACACGTTCGCGCTGAGAGGCTGGACGCCGCGCCGCACCGCCGTGACCGCGGATCTCTACCGCACGCCGGTCTACCTCTACGCGGCGCCCGGCACGTCACCCCAGGGGGCTTCGCCAGGCCTGCCTCAGCATGTTGAGGAGCAAGTCCCCGAATGA
- a CDS encoding protein kinase domain-containing protein, with the protein MGTYRIIRRLAVGGMAEVFLGKMVGAEGFEKPVAVKRILPSFGQDESFIHLFLREAKVCVALQHANVVQVLDLGAVKGQYYMVMEFVDGENLRALLKAARTRPFALGLREVCFITQQVAEGLAYAHSRADATGTPLNIVHRDVNPSNVMIGGNGEIKLADFGIAKVADGHQETQAGVLKGKINYLSPEQVLSRPVDQRSDIFLLGLLLHELLSGKQLLQGTQLQIVQQLSTFNERALEPIPGVPAPLWSILQRALAFSPAGRFRTAQELSSALQSFLFDHRLRVGTTDIASLFGRAFPARRSPLEDLAGARGEEIHLENRDTPRGVAPPVLQPFTSASPFAATTLIRATPAPGSGRAPGPPPLPRPAQEPTRGAVGGEPVPAPYRSTARPRAGRRIGDILLARGMLTADKLEQALVLQKRAGGKLGQVLVGERLVEAEDLVRALSEQSGLPHISSERLHTMPIPVELTRLMPMELCEKLCAVPVALRSRELYCAMLEPRDLKVLDALKFATGSISVHGLFATEPAIRRAIRRFYLGEEAREEPEDKSETSLNRERVLNFVERFTGRTMVNLDLEAEPLDEPSLAPPRPSPALTPPPVPSPPARPPLSGSSSRARMVLVVGDTPEPVHIAVKLLLHQGIAAAESPAGTAEKALALGGYDLVLVLEDAVADPPAAAARLRAAYPGVGVRCMPSLSTALLGEGGPLARQLAVHARMLESAVAMMGGSAMMTPLLVRLARRCAVRLGAGSVEESLAGTAAAALALGARMEEASHFVLPSLARVHSLVGSELPEVAELLTAVLSGGAEAGPPTDRLALAVLAATAFVLQTQSAQPSATEVIEALLSLRKSQRLTPAALEALAQELGSGTEGVSSTAPRVVVVDNDLSTALTLQLRLMADGLGMKRVRTLAEVEQSLAGAQAAILEAPLPDGDVHALLRVLRASPATAHLPVFLIVPREDPSGVMMGIDAGADDVLVRPVNVEVLMAKLRRAMAHQHAVQRAGGHFS; encoded by the coding sequence GTGGGGACGTATCGGATTATCCGAAGACTGGCGGTGGGGGGGATGGCCGAGGTCTTCCTCGGCAAGATGGTGGGGGCCGAGGGCTTCGAGAAGCCCGTGGCCGTCAAACGCATTCTCCCGTCCTTTGGGCAGGACGAGTCGTTCATTCACCTGTTCCTGCGCGAGGCCAAGGTGTGCGTGGCGCTCCAGCACGCCAACGTGGTGCAGGTGTTGGATCTCGGCGCGGTCAAGGGCCAGTACTACATGGTCATGGAGTTCGTGGATGGGGAGAACCTCCGCGCCCTCCTCAAGGCCGCCCGGACCCGCCCGTTCGCGCTGGGATTGCGCGAGGTGTGCTTCATCACCCAGCAGGTGGCCGAGGGGCTCGCGTATGCCCATTCCCGCGCGGATGCCACCGGGACGCCGCTCAACATCGTCCACCGGGACGTCAATCCCTCCAACGTGATGATTGGCGGCAACGGGGAGATCAAACTCGCGGACTTCGGCATCGCCAAGGTCGCCGACGGGCACCAGGAAACGCAGGCGGGCGTGCTCAAGGGGAAGATCAACTACCTGTCCCCGGAGCAGGTGCTCAGCAGGCCGGTGGATCAACGCAGCGACATCTTCCTGCTCGGGCTGCTGCTCCACGAGCTGCTCTCGGGAAAGCAGTTGCTCCAGGGCACCCAGCTTCAGATCGTCCAGCAGCTCAGCACCTTCAACGAGCGCGCGCTGGAGCCCATCCCGGGCGTTCCCGCCCCGCTGTGGAGCATCCTCCAGCGGGCCCTGGCCTTCTCACCTGCGGGCCGCTTCCGCACGGCCCAGGAGCTCTCCTCGGCCCTGCAGAGCTTCCTGTTCGATCACCGGCTCCGGGTGGGCACCACGGATATCGCCTCGCTCTTTGGCCGTGCCTTCCCCGCGCGGCGCTCCCCGCTGGAGGATCTGGCGGGGGCCCGGGGCGAGGAGATCCACCTGGAGAACCGGGACACGCCCCGGGGCGTGGCGCCGCCGGTGCTCCAGCCCTTCACCTCCGCCTCCCCGTTCGCCGCGACCACCTTGATTCGTGCCACCCCAGCCCCGGGCTCGGGGCGGGCCCCGGGACCACCTCCCCTGCCGCGTCCCGCGCAGGAGCCCACACGGGGGGCCGTGGGCGGTGAGCCCGTGCCTGCGCCCTACCGCTCCACCGCCCGGCCCCGCGCGGGACGCCGCATCGGCGACATCCTCCTCGCCCGGGGGATGCTCACCGCCGACAAGCTGGAGCAGGCGTTGGTGCTCCAGAAGCGCGCGGGGGGAAAGCTGGGGCAGGTGTTGGTGGGCGAGCGGCTCGTGGAGGCCGAGGATCTGGTCCGGGCCCTGTCCGAGCAGTCCGGGCTGCCCCACATCTCCAGCGAGCGGCTCCACACGATGCCCATCCCGGTGGAGCTGACGCGGCTGATGCCCATGGAGCTGTGCGAGAAGCTCTGCGCGGTGCCGGTGGCCCTGCGCAGCCGGGAGCTGTACTGCGCGATGCTGGAGCCGAGGGATCTCAAGGTTCTGGACGCGTTGAAGTTCGCCACCGGCTCCATCTCGGTGCATGGCCTGTTCGCCACCGAGCCCGCCATCCGCCGGGCCATCCGGCGCTTCTACCTGGGGGAGGAGGCCCGGGAGGAGCCCGAGGACAAGAGCGAGACGAGCCTCAACCGGGAGCGGGTCCTGAACTTCGTGGAGCGCTTCACCGGCCGCACCATGGTCAACCTCGATCTGGAGGCCGAGCCACTCGACGAGCCCTCCCTCGCGCCCCCCCGGCCCTCGCCGGCGTTGACGCCGCCCCCGGTGCCCAGCCCTCCGGCGCGCCCCCCTCTGTCCGGCAGCAGCTCGCGGGCCCGCATGGTGCTGGTGGTGGGCGATACGCCCGAGCCCGTCCACATCGCCGTGAAGCTGCTCTTGCACCAGGGCATCGCCGCGGCGGAGAGCCCCGCAGGCACCGCCGAGAAGGCCCTGGCGCTCGGCGGGTATGATCTCGTGCTGGTGCTGGAGGATGCGGTGGCGGATCCCCCGGCGGCCGCCGCGCGGCTGCGGGCCGCCTACCCGGGGGTGGGCGTGCGCTGCATGCCCTCGCTCAGCACGGCGCTGCTCGGCGAGGGAGGCCCCCTGGCCCGGCAGCTGGCGGTCCACGCCCGGATGCTCGAGAGCGCCGTGGCGATGATGGGCGGCAGCGCCATGATGACCCCCTTGCTGGTGCGGCTCGCGCGGCGCTGCGCGGTGCGGCTGGGCGCGGGCAGCGTCGAGGAGAGCCTGGCGGGCACCGCGGCGGCCGCGCTCGCGCTGGGGGCCCGGATGGAGGAGGCCTCGCACTTCGTGCTCCCCTCGCTGGCGCGCGTGCACTCGCTGGTGGGCAGCGAGCTGCCGGAGGTGGCGGAGCTGCTGACGGCGGTGCTGTCGGGCGGGGCCGAGGCGGGGCCGCCCACGGACCGGCTGGCCCTGGCGGTCCTCGCCGCGACGGCGTTCGTCCTTCAGACCCAGAGCGCCCAGCCCAGCGCCACCGAGGTCATCGAGGCCCTGCTGTCCCTGCGCAAGAGCCAGCGGTTGACCCCGGCGGCCCTGGAGGCCCTGGCCCAGGAGCTGGGCTCGGGCACCGAGGGGGTCAGCAGCACGGCGCCCCGGGTGGTGGTGGTGGACAACGATCTGAGCACGGCCTTGACGCTCCAGCTTCGCCTCATGGCCGACGGCCTCGGCATGAAGCGCGTGCGCACCCTGGCCGAGGTCGAGCAGTCCCTGGCCGGGGCCCAGGCGGCTATCCTGGAGGCCCCCTTGCCGGACGGGGACGTGCATGCCCTGCTCCGGGTGCTGCGCGCCTCGCCCGCCACCGCCCACCTGCCCGTGTTCCTCATCGTGCCGCGCGAGGATCCCTCCGGGGTGATGATGGGCATCGACGCGGGGGCGGACGATGTGCTCGTGCGGCCCGTGAACGTGGAGGTGCTGATGGCGAAGCTGCGCCGCGCCATGGCCCACCAACATGCCGTCCAGCGCGCGGGGGGACATTTTTCCTGA